The following coding sequences are from one Streptomyces sp. NBC_00536 window:
- a CDS encoding 3-hydroxybutyrate dehydrogenase: MTSFPPPPATRPAAPSDGIDLTGRVALVTGAGSGIGRACAIALAAAGAAVHVVDVDGESAAATAAAVGGPAHTVDLSDPAAIESLPAAVDILVNSAGLQHVAPLTEFPPERFTLIQQVMVTAPFLLLRRVLPHMYAGGWGRVVNISSVHGLRASAYKCAYVAAKHGLEGLNKVTAIEAAPYGVTSNCVNPGYVRTPLVEDQIQAQAAAHGISPADVVSEVLLTRSAIKRLIEPEEVAAAVLWLCGPHTGYLTGASLPLDGGWGAH; this comes from the coding sequence ATGACGAGCTTTCCTCCTCCCCCGGCGACCCGGCCCGCGGCCCCCTCCGACGGGATCGACCTGACCGGGCGGGTCGCCCTGGTGACCGGTGCGGGCAGCGGTATCGGCCGGGCCTGCGCGATCGCCCTGGCCGCCGCGGGCGCCGCCGTGCACGTGGTCGACGTCGACGGGGAGTCGGCCGCCGCCACGGCAGCGGCGGTGGGCGGGCCCGCGCACACCGTCGACCTGTCCGACCCGGCCGCGATCGAGTCGCTGCCCGCCGCCGTGGACATCCTGGTCAACAGCGCCGGACTCCAGCACGTGGCCCCGCTGACGGAGTTCCCGCCCGAGCGGTTCACCCTGATCCAGCAGGTGATGGTGACCGCGCCGTTCCTGCTGCTGCGGCGCGTCCTGCCGCACATGTACGCGGGCGGCTGGGGCCGCGTGGTCAACATCTCCAGCGTCCACGGCCTGCGGGCCAGCGCCTACAAGTGCGCCTACGTCGCCGCCAAGCACGGGCTGGAGGGGCTGAACAAGGTGACCGCCATCGAGGCCGCTCCGTACGGCGTGACCAGCAACTGCGTCAACCCGGGGTACGTCCGCACCCCGCTGGTCGAGGACCAGATCCAGGCCCAGGCCGCCGCGCACGGCATCAGCCCCGCCGACGTGGTGTCCGAGGTGCTGCTGACCCGCTCGGCGATCAAACGCCTGATCGAACCGGAGGAGGTAGCGGCGGCCGTGCTGTGGCTGTGCGGCCCGCACACCGGCTACCTCACCGGAGCCTCGCTGCCCCTGGACGGCGGCTGGGGCGCGCACTGA
- a CDS encoding CBS domain-containing protein, producing MSPNATHLAKPGAKTARDLMTPGAHCVGHDETVLRAARQMAELGVGALPIRDAGDRLIGMITDRDIVVRVLVPGKDPATTPAGELAAGAVTVGADDDAEKILRTMAAHKVRRLPVLDGHRLVGMVAQADVARALPHPEVGALLSALSSD from the coding sequence ATGAGCCCCAACGCCACCCACCTCGCCAAACCGGGCGCCAAGACCGCCCGCGACCTGATGACACCGGGCGCGCACTGCGTCGGCCACGACGAGACCGTGCTGCGGGCGGCCCGGCAGATGGCCGAGCTGGGCGTGGGCGCCCTCCCCATCCGCGACGCCGGTGACCGCCTCATCGGCATGATCACCGACCGCGACATCGTGGTCCGGGTCCTCGTGCCGGGAAAGGACCCCGCCACGACACCCGCGGGTGAACTCGCCGCGGGCGCTGTGACGGTCGGCGCCGACGACGACGCCGAGAAGATCCTGCGGACCATGGCCGCGCACAAGGTCCGGCGGCTCCCCGTCCTCGACGGTCACCGCCTGGTCGGCATGGTCGCCCAGGCCGACGTCGCCCGCGCCCTGCCGCACCCGGAGGTCGGCGCCCTGCTCAGCGCCCTCTCCAGCGACTGA
- a CDS encoding ATP-binding protein, with protein sequence MTAIGSDTGDPLRARPPLAGQRRRLALRGVRGHVAKGRDFTRTALRDWGWEANQTTEDALLVVSELLTNASLHAGGCDELVLTVGTALRIEVLDGDTELPAPRVTPRGAPGGHGLAIVQRLADRWGAVAHADGKAVWAEIDGARLTTGSPAPVRE encoded by the coding sequence GTGACGGCCATCGGATCGGACACCGGCGACCCCCTGCGCGCGCGCCCGCCGCTCGCGGGCCAGCGCCGCAGGCTCGCCCTGCGCGGCGTCCGCGGGCACGTGGCGAAGGGCCGCGACTTCACCCGTACGGCCCTGCGCGACTGGGGCTGGGAAGCCAACCAGACCACCGAGGACGCCCTCCTCGTGGTGTCGGAACTGCTGACCAACGCGAGCCTGCACGCGGGCGGCTGCGACGAACTCGTCCTGACCGTCGGCACGGCCCTGCGCATCGAGGTCCTCGACGGCGATACGGAGCTGCCCGCCCCGCGCGTCACACCGCGCGGCGCCCCGGGCGGCCACGGCCTCGCCATCGTCCAGCGGCTCGCGGACCGCTGGGGCGCCGTCGCGCACGCCGACGGCAAGGCGGTCTGGGCGGAGATCGACGGCGCCAGGCTGACCACCGGCAGCCCCGCGCCCGTCCGGGAGTAG
- a CDS encoding sensor histidine kinase, which produces MAHGTTPPAAAPGPFVHPALFYRGRAQYVAGVGAFVRDALRAREPVLVAVPGPNLDALRRGLGAHTDGAAGADGILFADMRELGRNPGRILGALQEFADRHPGRSPRIVGEPVWPGRTPAEVREATRHEALINTAFAGRPARILCPYDTAALPARVVADARRTHPTLIEHGRDTASPAYTDARVVCADCDVPLPEPAAADLVLDYRAGELARVREHAQAWAHGTALAPARRDDLVLAVSEAAANSLAHGGGSGTLRLWSTDAGAVVAEVHDAGRLADPLAGRRRPPRASGDGGRGLWMIHQLCDLVEVRALPTGLTLRLHMTPGRGPADS; this is translated from the coding sequence ATGGCCCACGGCACCACCCCTCCGGCCGCGGCCCCCGGCCCCTTCGTCCACCCCGCCCTCTTCTACCGGGGCCGGGCGCAGTACGTGGCGGGGGTGGGTGCCTTCGTGCGGGACGCGCTGCGCGCCCGGGAGCCGGTCCTCGTCGCCGTTCCGGGTCCGAACCTGGACGCGCTGCGCCGCGGCCTCGGCGCGCACACCGACGGGGCGGCCGGAGCGGACGGGATCCTGTTCGCGGACATGCGGGAACTGGGCCGCAACCCCGGTCGCATCCTGGGCGCCCTCCAGGAGTTCGCCGACCGGCATCCCGGCCGCTCGCCCCGGATCGTCGGCGAGCCGGTCTGGCCCGGGCGCACCCCGGCCGAGGTGCGCGAGGCGACCCGGCACGAGGCACTGATCAACACCGCCTTCGCGGGCCGCCCCGCCCGCATCCTCTGCCCGTACGACACGGCCGCGCTCCCCGCACGGGTCGTCGCCGACGCCCGGCGCACCCACCCCACGCTGATCGAGCACGGCCGGGACACCGCCAGTCCCGCGTACACGGACGCCCGGGTCGTCTGCGCCGACTGTGACGTCCCGCTGCCCGAGCCCGCCGCGGCGGACCTCGTCCTGGACTACCGCGCCGGGGAGCTGGCCCGGGTACGGGAACACGCGCAGGCCTGGGCGCACGGCACCGCCCTCGCCCCGGCCCGGCGCGACGACCTGGTCCTCGCCGTCAGCGAAGCGGCCGCCAACTCCCTCGCGCACGGCGGCGGCAGCGGCACCCTGCGCCTGTGGTCCACCGACGCGGGCGCGGTGGTGGCGGAGGTCCACGACGCGGGCCGCCTCGCCGACCCGCTGGCCGGCCGCCGCAGACCGCCCCGGGCCTCGGGCGACGGCGGCCGCGGACTGTGGATGATCCACCAGCTCTGCGACCTGGTCGAGGTCCGGGCCCTGCCCACGGGGCTCACCCTGCGCCTCCACATGACGCCCGGCCGAGGTCCGGCCGACAGCTGA
- a CDS encoding SigB/SigF/SigG family RNA polymerase sigma factor, which produces MSRTDTLVSRGLGAGAPVAPVAGPPAGQSAVDLPRVDNAREVAPADAREMSRVFLVRLRSLEEGTREYQYVRNTLIEMNVSLVHFAARRFRSRAAGAGGGVEMEDILQVGTIGLIKAIDRYDPEREVEFSTLALPYITGEIKRYFRDTTWAVHVPRRLQELRTGLAQSQEALNGVLGRAPTVKELAQHLELPEEEVIEGLVAANGYTSGSLDTPADADEQAPAGRRARPLAESVGEVDAAMELFEEFHTLAPLLEDLGERDRSILRMRFGQELTQAEIGSELGISQMQVSRLLSRTLTRLRTGMLST; this is translated from the coding sequence ATGTCTCGCACGGACACACTTGTCAGCCGCGGTCTTGGGGCGGGAGCGCCGGTCGCGCCCGTCGCGGGGCCCCCGGCGGGGCAGTCCGCCGTGGACCTGCCGCGGGTCGACAACGCCCGCGAGGTGGCGCCAGCGGACGCGCGCGAGATGTCCCGGGTGTTCCTGGTCCGGCTGCGCTCCCTGGAGGAGGGGACGCGCGAGTACCAGTACGTGCGCAACACACTGATCGAGATGAATGTCTCACTCGTGCACTTCGCCGCGCGGCGCTTCCGCTCCCGCGCCGCGGGTGCGGGCGGCGGCGTCGAGATGGAGGACATCCTCCAGGTGGGAACCATCGGCCTGATCAAGGCGATCGACCGCTACGACCCGGAGCGCGAGGTGGAATTCTCCACCCTCGCCCTCCCCTACATCACCGGTGAGATAAAGCGGTACTTCCGGGACACCACCTGGGCGGTGCACGTCCCGCGCCGCCTGCAGGAACTGCGGACCGGACTCGCCCAGAGCCAGGAGGCGCTGAACGGCGTCCTCGGCCGGGCCCCCACCGTCAAGGAGCTGGCCCAGCACCTCGAACTCCCCGAGGAAGAGGTCATCGAGGGCCTGGTGGCCGCGAACGGCTACACGAGCGGCTCGCTGGACACCCCGGCCGACGCCGACGAGCAGGCTCCGGCGGGACGCAGAGCACGGCCGCTGGCCGAGAGCGTCGGCGAGGTCGACGCCGCCATGGAACTCTTCGAGGAGTTCCACACCCTCGCACCCCTGCTGGAAGACCTCGGCGAGCGTGACCGCAGCATCCTGCGGATGCGCTTCGGCCAGGAGCTGACACAGGCCGAGATCGGCTCCGAGCTGGGCATTTCGCAGATGCAGGTGTCCCGCCTGCTGTCCCGCACCCTGACCAGGCTGCGCACCGGCATGCTCAGCACCTGA
- a CDS encoding STAS domain-containing protein — protein sequence MVGRAYGAGPGWVIEARGELDQDTLAPLEDALASAAGSHPLVVLDAGAITFGDSSFLNMLLRLHRTTTLRIAAPAEQLVRLFQLTGADTVLAIHPDVRDALGTPA from the coding sequence GTGGTCGGCAGAGCCTACGGGGCCGGGCCGGGCTGGGTGATCGAGGCACGCGGCGAACTCGACCAGGACACGCTGGCGCCCCTGGAGGACGCCCTCGCCTCGGCCGCCGGGTCGCACCCGCTGGTGGTCCTGGACGCGGGAGCCATCACCTTCGGTGACTCCTCGTTCCTGAACATGCTCCTGCGGCTGCACCGGACCACCACGCTGCGCATCGCCGCTCCGGCCGAACAACTGGTCCGGCTCTTCCAGCTGACCGGCGCGGACACGGTCCTCGCCATCCACCCGGACGTCCGGGACGCGCTCGGTACGCCTGCCTGA
- a CDS encoding DUF6296 family protein — MNRYELVFKSTESPESTESAQGTDAVVVTRTAQTGPGGHPVYEDETGILRAEISDQGEVRILPTGGHQDPTAPVRARPLD; from the coding sequence GTGAACCGGTACGAGCTGGTGTTCAAGAGCACGGAGAGCCCAGAGAGCACGGAGAGCGCCCAGGGCACCGACGCCGTCGTGGTCACGCGCACCGCGCAGACGGGCCCCGGAGGCCACCCGGTGTACGAGGACGAGACCGGGATCCTGCGTGCGGAGATCAGCGATCAGGGCGAGGTGCGCATCCTCCCGACGGGCGGCCATCAGGACCCCACGGCGCCCGTGCGGGCCCGCCCCCTCGACTGA
- a CDS encoding ATP-binding protein, with protein MRVVNARVVRRNGPEAPSDAAGARALVAGLLGAGTAAAGRHVTGPHVSGAALADALLVTSELVTNAYRHGGGLVGFEAEVDREALELTVTDRSGEVPHVVPHPAVLSGGTSEAIAEGGFGWPLIRLLADRVSVAPLPKGGKSIQVRLLIR; from the coding sequence GTGAGGGTTGTGAACGCGCGGGTGGTGCGCAGGAACGGGCCGGAGGCCCCGTCCGACGCGGCCGGTGCCCGTGCCCTCGTGGCGGGTCTGCTCGGCGCCGGGACCGCCGCGGCCGGACGGCATGTGACCGGACCGCACGTGAGCGGGGCGGCCCTGGCGGACGCCCTGCTGGTGACCTCCGAGCTGGTCACCAACGCCTACCGGCACGGCGGGGGCCTGGTCGGCTTCGAAGCGGAGGTCGACCGGGAGGCCCTGGAACTCACGGTCACCGACCGCAGTGGTGAGGTCCCCCACGTCGTGCCCCACCCGGCCGTCCTGTCGGGCGGAACGTCGGAGGCCATCGCCGAGGGCGGCTTCGGATGGCCCCTGATCCGCCTCCTCGCGGACCGCGTGTCGGTGGCGCCGCTGCCGAAGGGCGGCAAGTCCATCCAGGTGCGTCTGCTGATCCGGTGA
- a CDS encoding GH1 family beta-glucosidase, with the protein MTASVPGFPAGFLWGVSASAFQIEGSLTADGRGPSSWDAFTREPGRVKDGSHAEVATDHYRRYREDVALMAGLGVGAYRFSVSWSRVLPRGEGQVNGKGLDFYDRLVDELCAAGIAPAPTLFHWDTPLALEERGGWLNRDTAERFAQYAAVVAERLADRVPLWITINEPAEVTLLGYGLGEHAPGRQLVFDALPVAHHQLLAHGLGVQALRAAGARGIGIAASHSPVWTAGDDAADRAAAELYDTLTNRLFADPLLTGAYPEGLAELLPGPVAEDLKTISAPLDWYGINYYNPMLVGAPQPAADAADFGGIALPADLPFGIRPIEGHERTDFGWPVVPDGLRELLGVMRERYGDRLPPLYITENGCSYGDGPDPATGRIEDARRIAYHAGHLRALHRAMAEGADVRGYFIWSILDNFEWAEGYRQRFGLVHVDYETLRRTPKESYAWYRDLIKGNPAKGNLINGGAAGGGR; encoded by the coding sequence ATGACTGCGTCCGTACCCGGGTTCCCGGCCGGTTTCCTCTGGGGCGTCTCCGCCTCCGCCTTCCAGATCGAGGGCTCGCTCACGGCCGACGGCCGGGGCCCTTCCTCCTGGGACGCCTTCACCCGGGAGCCGGGCCGCGTCAAGGACGGCTCGCACGCCGAGGTGGCCACCGACCACTACCGCCGCTACCGCGAGGACGTGGCCCTGATGGCCGGGCTCGGCGTCGGGGCCTACCGGTTCTCGGTGTCCTGGTCGCGCGTCCTGCCGCGGGGCGAAGGGCAGGTCAACGGCAAGGGGCTGGACTTCTACGACCGGCTCGTCGACGAGCTGTGCGCCGCGGGCATCGCCCCGGCGCCGACCCTCTTCCACTGGGACACCCCGCTCGCCCTGGAGGAGCGGGGCGGCTGGCTGAACCGCGACACCGCCGAACGGTTCGCGCAGTACGCCGCCGTGGTCGCCGAACGGCTCGCCGACCGCGTCCCCCTGTGGATCACCATCAACGAACCCGCCGAGGTCACGCTCCTGGGATACGGGCTCGGCGAGCACGCCCCGGGCAGGCAACTCGTCTTCGACGCGCTGCCCGTGGCCCACCACCAGCTCCTGGCCCACGGCCTCGGCGTACAGGCCCTGCGCGCCGCGGGCGCCCGCGGGATCGGCATCGCCGCCTCCCACAGCCCCGTCTGGACCGCCGGTGACGACGCGGCCGACCGCGCGGCCGCCGAGCTGTACGACACGCTCACCAACCGGCTCTTCGCCGACCCCCTGCTGACCGGCGCCTACCCGGAGGGCCTGGCCGAGCTGCTCCCAGGCCCGGTCGCGGAGGACCTGAAGACGATCTCGGCCCCGCTGGACTGGTACGGGATCAACTACTACAACCCCATGCTCGTCGGCGCTCCCCAACCGGCCGCCGACGCCGCCGACTTCGGCGGCATCGCGCTCCCGGCGGACCTCCCGTTCGGCATCCGCCCGATCGAGGGGCACGAACGCACCGATTTCGGCTGGCCGGTGGTCCCGGACGGGCTGCGCGAACTGCTCGGCGTCATGCGCGAGCGCTACGGGGACCGGCTGCCGCCGCTGTACATCACCGAGAACGGCTGCTCGTACGGCGACGGGCCCGACCCCGCCACGGGCCGGATCGAGGACGCGCGCCGGATCGCCTACCACGCGGGCCACCTGCGGGCCCTGCACCGGGCGATGGCCGAAGGGGCCGATGTACGCGGCTACTTCATCTGGTCGATCCTCGACAACTTCGAATGGGCGGAGGGCTACCGGCAGCGGTTCGGCCTCGTCCACGTCGACTACGAGACGCTGCGGCGCACGCCCAAGGAGTCGTACGCCTGGTACCGCGACCTGATCAAAGGCAACCCGGCCAAAGGCAACCTGATCAATGGCGGCGCGGCCGGGGGCGGCCGGTGA